A genomic region of Catalinimonas niigatensis contains the following coding sequences:
- a CDS encoding GMC oxidoreductase — translation MYIQGEAKKEMTYDAIVIGSGISGGWAAKELCEKGIKTLVLERGRQVEHVKDYPTTNKFPWEIPHRGRFSPEVVKENPIVDKCYAFEEATEHFFVKDKEHPYVQEKPFDWIRGYQVGGKSLIWARQTQRWSNYEFEAPARDGFAVDWPIRYKDLAPWYSHVEKFVGISGNRDNIDNLPDSEVLPPFELNCVEKHIQQRVKEQYADRHVIIGRCAHLTEPQEIHIQQGRGKCQARNLCYRGCPFGAYFSSNSSTIPWAAKTGNLTLRPDSIVHSIIYDNEKSKAVGVRVIDAQTKEMMEYYARIIFVNAAALNSNLILLNSTSDRFPEGLGNDNGLMGKYVAFHNYRGSMIAQYEGFEDQYYYGRRPTTAFMPSFRNVFKQDTDFLRGYMVAFSASRMGWQRGMGDTSGFGGEWKDSLTQPGEWQVYMMMQGETVPKEENHVRLSKNLKDPYDVPQLITSIGYDDNDEKVLQDFLVEGAEMLDKSGCKDIRTIDSKQAPGLDIHEMGGVRMGRDAKTSLLNQWNQLHACQNVFVTDGACMTSVGNQNPSLTFMALTVRAAHHAMEEMKKGNL, via the coding sequence ATGTACATACAGGGAGAAGCTAAAAAAGAAATGACTTACGATGCCATCGTCATTGGCTCAGGCATAAGCGGCGGATGGGCCGCCAAAGAGCTATGCGAGAAAGGTATCAAAACTTTGGTGCTCGAAAGAGGCAGGCAGGTAGAGCATGTCAAAGATTATCCTACCACCAATAAATTTCCCTGGGAGATACCGCATCGGGGAAGATTTTCACCTGAAGTTGTCAAAGAAAATCCCATTGTAGATAAGTGCTATGCTTTTGAAGAAGCTACCGAACACTTTTTTGTCAAAGACAAAGAGCATCCCTACGTACAGGAGAAACCCTTTGACTGGATCAGAGGCTATCAGGTAGGAGGTAAATCTCTGATCTGGGCACGGCAGACGCAGCGCTGGAGTAATTATGAGTTTGAAGCGCCCGCCAGAGATGGGTTTGCGGTAGACTGGCCTATCCGCTACAAGGATCTGGCACCCTGGTATTCGCATGTAGAGAAGTTTGTAGGCATCAGTGGGAACCGGGACAACATTGATAACCTGCCCGACAGCGAAGTGCTTCCTCCTTTTGAACTAAACTGTGTGGAGAAGCATATTCAACAGCGGGTGAAAGAACAATATGCTGACCGCCATGTGATTATTGGGCGTTGTGCCCACCTGACAGAGCCACAGGAGATTCATATTCAGCAGGGAAGAGGGAAATGCCAGGCACGCAACCTCTGTTATCGGGGTTGTCCCTTCGGTGCCTATTTTAGTTCCAATTCTTCTACCATCCCCTGGGCCGCCAAAACCGGTAACCTGACCCTGCGTCCAGACTCCATTGTGCATTCTATCATCTATGATAATGAGAAAAGCAAAGCAGTCGGGGTAAGGGTAATTGATGCTCAGACTAAAGAAATGATGGAATACTATGCCCGGATTATTTTTGTTAACGCGGCAGCGCTGAATAGTAATCTGATTCTGCTCAACTCTACTTCCGACCGCTTCCCGGAAGGTTTGGGCAACGATAACGGACTGATGGGCAAGTATGTGGCTTTCCACAATTACCGGGGCAGCATGATTGCTCAATATGAAGGCTTTGAAGATCAATATTATTATGGTCGCCGACCTACTACTGCTTTTATGCCCTCTTTCCGCAATGTGTTTAAGCAAGATACCGATTTCCTGCGTGGCTATATGGTCGCCTTCAGTGCTTCGCGCATGGGCTGGCAGCGGGGTATGGGTGACACTAGCGGCTTTGGCGGTGAGTGGAAAGACAGTCTTACCCAGCCCGGAGAATGGCAGGTATATATGATGATGCAGGGAGAAACAGTGCCGAAAGAAGAGAACCACGTACGCCTGAGCAAAAACCTGAAAGACCCTTACGACGTGCCTCAACTCATTACCTCTATAGGCTATGATGACAATGATGAAAAAGTATTGCAGGACTTTCTGGTAGAAGGTGCTGAAATGCTGGATAAGTCGGGCTGCAAAGATATTCGTACCATAGACAGTAAACAGGCTCCCGGTCTGGATATCCATGAGATGGGAGGTGTAAGGATGGGCAGAGATGCTAAAACTTCACTGCTCAATCAGTGGAACCAATTGCATGCCTGTCAGAATGTATTTGTGACTGACGGTGCCTGTATGACATCCGTAGGCAACCAGAATCCTTCACTCACTTTCATGGCTTTGACTGTCCGTGCTGCCCATCATGCGATGGAAGAAATGAAAAAGGGAAATCTATAA
- a CDS encoding Hsp20/alpha crystallin family protein, with protein sequence MTLVKRNNGLTSDRYVPSVAQFFDDFFTRDFFDWPSTSNTGTTIPKVNIQETDNEFRVEMAAPGMKKDDFKVELDNNVLSISSEFSKDEAQHTDSKYSRREFSYQSFQRSFRLPETVEADKIKAKYEDGVLHLLIPKREEAKRKPARTIKIS encoded by the coding sequence ATGACACTCGTAAAAAGAAACAATGGATTGACATCCGATAGGTATGTTCCATCAGTAGCACAGTTCTTTGATGATTTCTTTACCCGTGATTTTTTTGACTGGCCTTCTACTTCCAACACCGGTACTACCATTCCTAAAGTGAACATTCAGGAAACAGACAACGAATTTAGAGTAGAGATGGCGGCTCCCGGTATGAAGAAGGATGATTTTAAAGTAGAACTGGACAACAATGTGCTCAGCATTTCATCTGAGTTTAGCAAGGATGAAGCACAACATACTGATAGCAAATACTCACGCAGGGAATTCAGCTATCAGTCATTTCAACGTTCCTTCCGTTTGCCCGAAACGGTAGAAGCTGACAAGATCAAAGCTAAATACGAAGATGGTGTCCTCCACCTGCTGATCCCTAAGCGGGAAGAGGCAAAGCGTAAGCCCGCTCGTACCATCAAAATCTCTTAA
- a CDS encoding alpha/beta hydrolase, whose protein sequence is MTCKIAIHAVSKTDGNQLSFSILSVINRINTTNSMRIGLFLIYVLSFSPVFAQSAHDFDSSHVDKLADLSYKSGKLTAYEQERCKLDLYLPKDKANFPVMVWLHGGGITINSKDTLESQVVGMRLASEGIGVAVINYRLSPQGQFPDYIEDVAAASSWVAQNIKKYQGNPEALYLGGHSAGGYLAAIAILDTSYLAAYDMHPDQIQGVIAISGQMDSHNTVKEERGQSAEEKLINPSAPLYHTATPAPPFLILYADDDIPGRGEINEEFAKAMRADGNTVTIKELKDKGHVTIVTEILEPEDATAREMVNFIRQSHHE, encoded by the coding sequence ATGACCTGCAAAATTGCCATACATGCTGTCAGTAAAACAGATGGAAATCAGTTATCCTTTAGTATATTGAGCGTCATTAATAGAATCAATACTACAAACAGTATGAGAATTGGCCTTTTCCTTATCTATGTACTCAGTTTTTCACCAGTATTTGCTCAATCTGCTCATGACTTTGACTCTTCTCATGTAGACAAATTAGCTGATCTGTCCTACAAGAGCGGAAAGCTAACGGCATATGAACAGGAGCGGTGCAAACTGGACCTCTACCTGCCCAAAGACAAAGCTAACTTTCCTGTAATGGTGTGGCTGCACGGGGGTGGTATCACCATCAACTCTAAAGATACCCTGGAGTCGCAGGTGGTAGGCATGAGGCTGGCCAGCGAAGGGATAGGTGTAGCAGTCATCAACTATAGGTTATCTCCTCAGGGACAGTTTCCCGACTATATAGAAGATGTGGCTGCCGCAAGCAGTTGGGTAGCGCAAAACATTAAGAAGTATCAGGGCAACCCCGAAGCGCTCTACCTGGGCGGACACTCAGCAGGCGGTTATCTGGCAGCCATTGCTATCCTGGATACCAGCTATCTGGCCGCTTATGACATGCATCCCGATCAGATCCAAGGGGTGATTGCCATCAGCGGGCAGATGGATAGCCATAATACAGTGAAAGAGGAGCGGGGACAGTCTGCCGAAGAAAAGCTTATCAACCCTTCCGCCCCGCTTTATCATACCGCTACTCCGGCACCGCCCTTCTTAATCCTCTATGCCGATGATGACATTCCGGGCAGAGGAGAGATCAATGAAGAGTTTGCCAAAGCTATGCGGGCCGATGGGAATACAGTCACCATCAAGGAACTGAAAGACAAGGGACATGTCACCATTGTTACCGAGATCCTGGAACCAGAGGATGCCACTGCCAGGGAGATGGTGAATTTCATCCGGCAATCTCATCATGAGTAA
- a CDS encoding heparin lyase I family protein, which translates to MQNLPKPLYLLRYTLLSILFLASTHEDSSGHAVESVGLYVLSESRSDSSDALPAALHAAQPVQRTGINLNTDQPMTNVNHTEGAVYDLLQAGRERENTNSHDLPSALPRLQLLRAYEFEDNIGRNVNIEQDGIKVHHLSREGGIVESVDGGERGKVGAYHFKIVNDPQAYNGSGKFYRQELQPRDLPSPYFKNGWQAKFGQEYVYQLRMKMTENYQIGKEYVSFMGGKNDYSLSRNGTALKTSGDHYRFEMQFDTKSGGTGNGQEDGPYASWRRKHFACDGKELIPKKDFNHANFMGAGYHKLSDDIGKWIVWTWHVKWSYGSDGFVRIYKDDQLFVSYDGPNTFKDEEDRAPYFKFGIYNNYWKNLKNNTGSKVQETYVDYFRVYVPE; encoded by the coding sequence ATGCAAAATTTACCTAAACCCCTTTACTTGCTTCGTTATACCCTTCTAAGCATCCTATTTTTGGCTTCCACCCATGAGGATAGCTCGGGCCATGCTGTAGAATCTGTTGGTTTATATGTCCTGTCAGAAAGCAGGAGCGATTCCTCCGATGCTTTGCCGGCTGCCCTGCACGCCGCTCAGCCTGTGCAGAGGACTGGCATCAACCTGAACACGGACCAACCCATGACCAACGTAAATCATACGGAAGGTGCAGTTTATGACTTGTTGCAGGCAGGCAGGGAGCGAGAAAATACCAACAGCCATGATCTGCCTTCCGCCTTGCCCCGATTGCAGTTGCTAAGAGCATACGAGTTTGAAGATAATATTGGAAGAAATGTGAATATTGAGCAGGATGGCATCAAAGTGCATCATCTGTCAAGGGAAGGAGGAATCGTGGAATCTGTTGACGGAGGGGAGAGGGGTAAAGTGGGTGCCTATCATTTTAAGATTGTAAACGATCCTCAGGCATATAATGGAAGCGGCAAATTTTACCGACAAGAACTTCAACCCAGAGATTTACCCTCTCCTTATTTTAAAAATGGTTGGCAAGCTAAGTTTGGGCAGGAATATGTGTATCAACTAAGAATGAAGATGACCGAGAACTACCAGATAGGCAAGGAATACGTGAGTTTTATGGGGGGAAAGAATGACTATTCATTATCAAGAAACGGAACTGCCCTCAAAACCTCCGGAGACCATTATCGGTTTGAAATGCAGTTTGACACCAAAAGCGGTGGAACAGGTAATGGACAGGAAGATGGGCCTTATGCCTCCTGGAGACGCAAGCATTTTGCTTGTGATGGTAAAGAGTTGATCCCCAAGAAAGACTTCAACCATGCCAACTTCATGGGGGCAGGTTACCATAAACTCTCAGATGATATTGGAAAGTGGATCGTCTGGACCTGGCATGTAAAATGGAGCTATGGAAGTGATGGCTTTGTCAGAATCTACAAAGACGACCAGTTGTTTGTTTCTTATGATGGCCCTAACACTTTCAAAGATGAGGAGGACAGAGCACCTTATTTCAAATTTGGGATTTATAATAATTACTGGAAGAACCTGAAGAACAATACCGGTTCAAAAGTACAGGAGACTTATGTAGATTATTTCAGGGTATATGTCCCTGAATAA
- a CDS encoding YDG/SRA domain-containing protein: MGRIFGHIPNVVEGDSFDHRIALSQAKVHRPTQAGISGSENEGADSIVISGGYEDDEDLGNIIIYTGHGGRSEISKEQVADQTLTRGNKALAISCENNLPVRVIRGANERSEFSPEFGYRYDGLYLVEEYCKDKGKSGFIVWKFRLVKLNNSRDKDFNLVHELSEPESNYNRPERKQYVSQRIVRDTKTALYVKELYDYKCQICNIQIATPVGYYAESAHIKALGNPHNGPDTKENIICLCPNHHIMFDLGMISIDENLNIIGEMSGKLNLHPKHEIDKAFIAYHREHFFKNE, translated from the coding sequence ATGGGAAGAATATTCGGACATATACCAAACGTTGTTGAGGGAGATTCTTTTGATCATAGAATTGCATTGTCTCAAGCAAAAGTTCATCGCCCAACCCAAGCAGGTATTAGTGGATCTGAGAATGAAGGTGCAGATTCAATTGTAATATCTGGTGGATATGAAGATGATGAAGATTTAGGGAACATTATCATTTACACTGGACATGGAGGAAGAAGCGAAATCTCAAAGGAACAAGTTGCTGATCAAACTTTAACGAGAGGGAACAAAGCACTAGCCATATCTTGTGAAAATAATTTGCCTGTTAGAGTAATAAGAGGAGCAAATGAGAGATCCGAATTCTCTCCTGAGTTTGGTTATAGATATGATGGTTTATATTTGGTTGAGGAGTATTGCAAGGATAAAGGAAAAAGTGGCTTTATAGTTTGGAAGTTTAGATTGGTAAAGCTCAATAATTCACGTGACAAAGATTTTAACCTGGTACACGAATTGAGTGAACCAGAATCAAACTACAATAGGCCAGAACGGAAACAGTATGTTTCACAAAGGATAGTTAGAGATACTAAGACTGCTTTATATGTGAAAGAGCTTTATGATTACAAATGTCAAATATGCAATATCCAAATTGCTACGCCGGTTGGTTATTATGCTGAGTCGGCTCATATAAAAGCACTTGGTAATCCTCATAACGGTCCAGACACTAAGGAAAATATAATATGTCTATGTCCAAATCATCATATTATGTTTGATCTAGGCATGATATCAATAGATGAAAACTTGAATATTATTGGTGAAATGAGTGGGAAGTTAAATCTCCATCCCAAGCATGAGATAGATAAAGCATTTATAGCATATCATAGGGAGCACTTTTTTAAAAATGAATAA
- a CDS encoding BPTI/Kunitz-type proteinase inhibitor domain-containing protein, which yields MRVYQVNQLSMMMKNIVFCLSVFSILAACEGDCEKCDQCGLLPDPGPCEAIIPKYYFDQHEGKCKEFNWGGCDGTVPFHTLEECRQCEGGQIPGD from the coding sequence ATGCGTGTCTATCAGGTAAACCAACTCTCCATGATGATGAAAAATATCGTTTTCTGCCTAAGCGTATTCTCCATCCTAGCTGCCTGCGAAGGAGATTGTGAAAAGTGTGATCAGTGTGGCCTTCTTCCCGATCCAGGTCCCTGCGAAGCGATCATCCCCAAGTACTACTTTGATCAGCATGAAGGGAAGTGCAAAGAATTTAACTGGGGTGGATGTGATGGGACTGTGCCTTTCCACACCTTAGAAGAATGCAGGCAGTGTGAAGGAGGTCAAATCCCAGGCGACTAG
- a CDS encoding 2-oxo acid dehydrogenase subunit E2, with the protein MAEYKIQQFPKGRIATIDVFTMGLKKHHVAALIEVDVTESRAKIRQYQGKISFTAWLIKVISHTLKDYEQATAYLKGKRKLILFKDINVSIIVEKDLNGHKVPVPLIIEKANERSVGSISEQIKAAREKNLTDEDIVLHKKSGRMEQFYYILPGFIRRLFWQYLLAHPQFAYRKMGNVSITSVGMMGNVNGWFIPSSVHPLAFGIGSIIKKPSVVNDKIEIREILNMTVLLDHDVMDGAPMARFISKLSDHIEQGTAL; encoded by the coding sequence ATGGCTGAGTATAAGATTCAACAATTTCCGAAAGGCAGGATTGCCACAATTGATGTATTCACTATGGGTTTAAAGAAACATCATGTTGCTGCGCTGATAGAAGTGGATGTCACGGAGAGCAGAGCAAAGATCAGGCAGTATCAGGGGAAGATTTCATTTACCGCCTGGCTGATCAAAGTGATTAGTCATACCCTCAAAGATTATGAACAGGCAACTGCTTACCTGAAAGGAAAACGTAAGCTGATCCTTTTCAAAGATATTAATGTCTCTATCATCGTGGAAAAGGACCTGAACGGTCATAAGGTTCCTGTTCCATTGATCATTGAAAAAGCCAATGAACGAAGTGTTGGGTCAATAAGCGAGCAGATCAAAGCAGCCCGTGAGAAAAATCTCACTGATGAGGATATCGTCCTCCACAAGAAGTCAGGTCGCATGGAGCAGTTTTACTATATACTGCCGGGCTTTATCAGGCGATTATTCTGGCAATACCTCTTAGCTCATCCTCAGTTTGCTTATCGTAAGATGGGCAATGTGTCCATCACTTCTGTCGGGATGATGGGGAACGTAAATGGCTGGTTTATTCCCAGCTCAGTACATCCGCTGGCTTTTGGCATAGGGAGTATCATCAAAAAACCGAGTGTGGTGAATGATAAGATAGAAATCAGGGAAATCCTGAACATGACAGTCTTGCTGGACCATGATGTGATGGATGGTGCACCTATGGCACGCTTCATCAGTAAGCTATCCGATCATATTGAGCAGGGAACAGCCTTATAG
- a CDS encoding glycoside hydrolase family 43 protein, whose translation MAKLFYPTSSFLLFLFIAFLFAACQSAPTESSSDAESEAATDTLSSDTLNAISDPLVTDIYTADPSAHVFEDKMYIYPSHDVESGIPQDDLGSHFAMKDYHVFSMSSIDGEVTDHGVALDVDDVPWASRQMWAPDAAEKEGTYYLYFPAKDEEDVFRIGVATSDSPSGPFTPEAEPMEGSYSIDPAVFKDSDGSYYMYLGGIWGGQLQRWRTGSYVAEDTYPADDQPALSPKIARLSDDMLSFDEELKDIQILDENGEPLTIGDNERRFFEAAWVHKYNDKYYFSYSTGDTHYIAYATGDSPYGPFTYQGVILNPVLGWTNHHSIVEFKGKWYLFYHDTELSGGQTHLRNIKVTELTHNSDGSIETINPYRE comes from the coding sequence ATGGCTAAGCTATTCTACCCGACATCCTCATTTCTCCTTTTTTTATTCATTGCTTTCTTATTTGCAGCCTGCCAAAGCGCTCCTACTGAAAGCAGTAGCGATGCGGAAAGCGAAGCCGCGACTGATACTCTCAGCAGCGATACCCTCAACGCCATATCCGATCCGCTGGTCACAGACATTTACACCGCTGATCCTTCTGCCCATGTGTTTGAAGATAAAATGTACATCTACCCTTCGCACGACGTAGAATCAGGTATTCCACAGGATGATCTGGGCAGCCACTTTGCCATGAAGGATTATCATGTGTTTTCTATGTCCAGCATAGACGGTGAGGTGACTGATCATGGAGTGGCTTTGGATGTGGATGATGTGCCCTGGGCCAGCCGGCAGATGTGGGCACCCGATGCAGCGGAGAAAGAGGGCACCTACTATCTCTACTTTCCGGCCAAAGACGAAGAGGATGTCTTCAGGATTGGCGTAGCCACCAGCGATTCCCCTAGCGGACCTTTTACGCCGGAAGCCGAACCTATGGAAGGCAGCTACAGCATTGACCCTGCCGTGTTTAAAGATAGCGATGGCAGCTACTATATGTACCTGGGAGGCATCTGGGGCGGACAGCTCCAAAGGTGGCGTACCGGCAGCTATGTGGCAGAAGATACCTATCCTGCCGATGACCAACCTGCGCTAAGCCCTAAAATAGCCCGCCTCAGCGATGACATGCTTAGCTTTGATGAGGAACTGAAAGACATACAGATACTGGATGAGAATGGTGAGCCACTCACTATAGGCGACAATGAAAGAAGATTCTTTGAAGCTGCCTGGGTGCATAAGTATAATGACAAATACTACTTCTCCTACTCTACCGGAGATACTCATTACATCGCCTACGCTACCGGCGATAGTCCTTATGGCCCATTCACCTATCAGGGAGTCATCCTGAACCCGGTACTTGGCTGGACCAACCACCATTCCATTGTGGAGTTTAAGGGCAAGTGGTATCTCTTCTACCACGATACCGAACTATCCGGTGGACAGACCCATTTGAGAAACATCAAAGTCACGGAGCTTACGCACAATTCTGATGGCAGCATAGAAACTATCAATCCTTATCGGGAGTAG
- a CDS encoding ABC transporter permease, translated as MFKNYFVITIRNLLKNRVYSFINIAGLSIGICCSIMILLWVFDETSYDTFLPKSDRLYQLMVNAEFDGKINSWNSVPLPTYQAMKDADVNIKNAVVADWGGEHLLTVEENPILKKGYYVSDEFLEMFEFPLAYGEAASVLDEPSAIVISESTAKALFGDEDPINKIIRVDNKSDLKVSGILKDVPGNSSFEFDFLIPYTQWRQVSPWVVDNEDNWGNYSFQVFLELNEPINEAAVESSIQNMLIEHGEEDLKPELFLHPMLRWRLHSNFENGVEKGGMSDYVNLFTVIAVFILIIACINFMNLATARSERRAREVGIRKSVGSRRIDLIAQFIGESVFISLIAFVIAVVSAQLLLPFYNDLVDKQLSIDYSSAQFWWFSLIMILLTGLISGSYPAFYLSSFQPVKVLKGKVKVGKKASTPRKVLVTLQFGFSIILIIGTIVIYQQIQLVKGRQLGYNKENLITVDFTEEIGKNYQVLKQELLQSGAVEAMTRSNSAITSINSNNFVGWPGKPEDQRVIFTTIATEYDYAKTMGIKILEGRDFSEAFISDTSAIIINKAGLDLMNLEDPIGTELDLWGDKRTLIGIVDNVMMGSPYQAVNPMFMILDPDWTNVLTLRLSKSNDLEATLAQVKGIFTEYNAAYPFEYTFVDEEFQKKFTTINMTSRLANLFATLTILITGLGLLGLASYMAEQRTKEIGIRKVLGASVFSIVSIMSKDFSRLVIISFLISAPLAWWLLDKYLERYPIRTELAWWIFPLTGFIALVFAIVVVTTQSLKAAHANPVTSLRSE; from the coding sequence ATGTTCAAAAACTACTTCGTGATTACCATCCGCAACCTGCTGAAGAATAGGGTATATTCTTTCATCAACATCGCAGGACTCTCTATCGGCATTTGCTGTAGCATTATGATCCTGCTATGGGTTTTTGATGAAACCTCATATGACACCTTTCTGCCCAAATCTGATCGTCTGTACCAGTTGATGGTTAATGCGGAATTTGATGGTAAGATCAACTCCTGGAACTCTGTTCCCCTGCCTACCTATCAGGCAATGAAGGATGCAGATGTCAATATCAAAAACGCGGTAGTGGCAGATTGGGGAGGAGAGCATCTGCTGACAGTAGAAGAGAACCCCATCCTCAAAAAAGGTTATTATGTGAGTGATGAGTTTCTGGAAATGTTTGAGTTTCCACTGGCGTATGGTGAAGCTGCCAGCGTGCTGGACGAGCCTTCTGCTATTGTGATCAGCGAATCTACCGCCAAAGCTTTGTTTGGAGATGAAGATCCCATCAATAAGATTATCCGGGTAGATAACAAAAGTGATCTCAAGGTAAGCGGCATCCTGAAAGATGTGCCTGGCAACTCATCCTTTGAGTTTGATTTCCTCATACCCTATACCCAATGGCGGCAGGTGAGTCCCTGGGTGGTAGATAATGAAGATAATTGGGGGAATTATTCTTTTCAGGTGTTTCTGGAGTTGAATGAACCCATAAATGAGGCAGCAGTAGAAAGTAGTATACAGAATATGCTGATAGAGCATGGGGAAGAAGACCTCAAGCCGGAATTATTTCTACATCCTATGTTGCGCTGGCGCCTGCATTCTAACTTTGAGAATGGCGTGGAAAAGGGAGGAATGAGTGATTACGTCAATCTGTTTACGGTCATTGCTGTCTTTATATTGATCATTGCCTGTATTAACTTCATGAACCTGGCCACTGCCCGCTCTGAACGCAGAGCCAGAGAGGTAGGCATCAGGAAAAGTGTAGGGTCCAGGCGGATTGACCTGATCGCCCAGTTTATAGGAGAATCTGTATTTATCAGCTTGATTGCTTTTGTCATCGCAGTTGTGTCGGCACAGTTACTTTTACCCTTTTATAATGACCTGGTAGACAAACAACTGTCTATTGACTACTCATCTGCTCAGTTTTGGTGGTTTTCGCTGATCATGATTTTACTCACCGGGCTTATTTCGGGAAGTTACCCGGCCTTTTACCTATCCTCTTTCCAGCCGGTCAAAGTATTGAAAGGCAAAGTAAAAGTGGGAAAGAAGGCGAGCACGCCACGCAAGGTACTGGTTACCTTACAGTTTGGTTTTTCCATCATCCTGATCATTGGCACCATCGTCATTTACCAGCAAATACAATTGGTAAAAGGCAGGCAACTGGGTTATAACAAAGAAAACCTGATTACGGTGGACTTTACGGAAGAGATTGGCAAGAACTATCAGGTGCTGAAGCAAGAGTTACTACAAAGCGGAGCAGTAGAGGCCATGACCAGATCCAATAGTGCGATCACCAGTATTAATTCCAACAACTTTGTGGGTTGGCCGGGCAAGCCGGAAGATCAAAGAGTTATCTTTACCACCATCGCTACCGAGTATGACTATGCCAAAACGATGGGCATCAAAATACTGGAAGGACGGGATTTTTCCGAAGCATTTATCAGCGACACCTCTGCAATTATCATCAATAAGGCCGGGCTTGACCTTATGAATCTGGAGGACCCCATCGGTACGGAACTGGACTTATGGGGGGACAAACGTACCCTGATTGGCATTGTAGATAATGTGATGATGGGTTCACCCTATCAGGCTGTAAACCCTATGTTTATGATACTAGACCCGGACTGGACCAATGTACTCACCCTACGGCTAAGCAAAAGCAATGACCTGGAAGCTACGCTGGCCCAGGTGAAAGGTATTTTTACAGAGTATAATGCAGCCTATCCTTTTGAGTATACTTTTGTGGATGAAGAATTTCAGAAGAAGTTTACCACCATCAATATGACGAGTCGGCTGGCGAACCTGTTTGCTACCCTGACCATCCTTATTACCGGCTTAGGGCTTTTAGGTCTGGCTTCGTATATGGCTGAGCAGCGTACCAAAGAGATCGGTATACGCAAAGTGCTGGGGGCTTCTGTATTCAGTATTGTATCCATCATGTCCAAAGACTTTTCACGATTGGTGATCATTTCATTTCTCATTTCTGCGCCCCTGGCCTGGTGGCTGCTGGATAAATACCTGGAACGTTACCCGATACGCACGGAACTGGCCTGGTGGATATTTCCGCTTACAGGTTTCATCGCCCTGGTTTTTGCCATTGTGGTAGTGACCACGCAATCCCTGAAGGCAGCGCATGCCAATCCGGTGACTTCATTGAGAAGTGAATAG